CTCGACTGGGACATCCTTCAAGAACTGAAAGCCCGGCTGGTTGGTGTAGTTCTGCGGGCTGTCAGAGAGCATGGGAAAGGGCGTCTCATAGATGACATAGAGCGCTAACTGCTGTGCACGGGTTCCCATAGCCATGGGAGCTTCGTTACGCGCGACAAACTTGTCTTCGGTTGCGTTGTCGAAGGCTCCGGCGGTGAAATCCATCGGCCCAGCCATCAGCCGAGTCGAGGCAAAGGCCGTACGATCGACGGGACTATCGCGCCGTCCAACTTTGTTGTTTTCCAATCCCAGAACAGCCTCATAGCTCAGGACATTGGGATAGGTGCGGAGGAGTCCCCACGGTGTGTGGCATCCATGAAAATCAACCATGATGTGATGCTCCGCCGCCAGCTTCGCAACGTCATAGTAGAACTGAATTCCCTGCTGGTCGTCGCGGTTGACGAAGTCGATCTTCAACCCAGCTACGCCCCATTTCTCATAGAGCGGAAATGCTTCCTGCATCTGCTTCATCACCGACGTGGAATAGAGCCAGATCCAGACCTTCACGTTCTTGGTCGCACCATAGCGGACCAGCTCCGGAACATCGACCTTGCCGTTCAACTGCGTAATGTCGCCGGACTTCGACCAGCCGGCATCGAGCATGAAGTAGGACAGCCCATTTGCTGCTGAAAAATCGATGTATTCCTTCATCACTTCTGTGGTGAATGCGGAGTGTCCGGTCTTGCTGACATTGTCGACCCACCAGTTCCAACTGGCCTTGCCACCGTGGATCCAGCTTGTGTCCGTCACTCGAGACGGCGGATTGAGATCGGTAAGCAGATTGGATTCGACCAGCGATCCGGGTTCGTCGGCGACGCCGAGCACTCTCCAGGCTGAGTGATGCGGCAGCGTGCCAAGGACAGCGTATTGCTGGTCATCCCACCGTGGAGACAGCTTCACCGAAAGAAGGTGGCCGGCCCAGTTGCCTGAGGGGTTGGTCAGATACATAGAGCTGTTGGTTTCGAGATCGGCCTCCATCAGCGACAGCCATGCCACGCCAGGCTGATGGAGCAGAACAGGAGTTCCAATCAGGAAGTTGCTGGAGACGCCGCCCTGATTGCTCAAAGCCGAGAGGTTCAGGCGGACATATTCACTCTCATAACTGCTGCGATAGTTTGGCAGGGCCAACACCCAGGCGGTGTCATCTTCGGCAAATCGGAACTCCGTTCCTTCCGACTTCAGCTTGAGATCCGACAAGCCTTCCTGCGCGGGAAGGAGATAACGAAATGCAATGCCGCTGTTATAGGCGCGAGCTTCCACGTCGAGCTTCCGATGGATTCCGGCGGCCTCTACCGAGTGCACAACCACGGCGTTGTATGGGTCGTGGACTTTGCTTGTCTTGGTATTGCGCAGGCTGTAGTCATCGACACCCGATGAGGGCTCTGCTCCTGCAACTCGTACATCTGCCCCAAGCATCGGTCCCGGATCGAGATCGAGACCGAGCGCCGATTCGTTTAATACGCTCTTCCCTTTGAAGGTCACCGAATAAACCAGAGCACCGGTTCCCTCGCGAGCCTCTTTCCCTTGTTTCAAGGTGAAGGTCATTCTAAGGCGTCCATCAGGAGACGTTACAGCGGGAGGCTCCTGAGCGAAGACGGGTGTAACGACGGTTAGAGCGAGAGCGGCAGCAAGGGGGGCGATAGAACGCAGGTGCATCCAGCAGACTCCATGGAACGAGGAGAACAGAGCAGGTGACGTTCACCCTGCTCCGTTCCTCATATTCAGTTACCTAGAAAACATACTTCAGAGAGAGCTGAAGGAAGCGTGCATCAGGTGCATTTGCCTGAAGATTCTTGGGACCGGTGATCTGGCCGCCGTTGCTTCCGTTGCTGGTGTTGGATGGATTGCCAAGTGTCGGGTGATTGAAGAGGTTGAAGGCATCGGCCCGGAACTGGAGGAACTGCTCCCGGAAGGTTGGGAAGTTCTTGAAGATGGACGAGTCTGCCCGCCAGAAGCCCGGACCATAGATCAGGTTCTGCTTATCGCCGAGATAGGCAAGCACCTGGCTCGGGTTGGTGATGAGGGTTCCTGCCGGGATGGTATTTCCCGGTAGTGGGTTGGCAAAGGCGCAAGGGTTGTACCAGTTGTCTTTGGTCCGCACCTGCGACGGGCAGGCGCTGGCTCCGCCTACCGGCGCCGTGCCTCCAGCCTTGAATGGATCGCCAATTCTGACAGCGCGGGCCGAACCACCTGAGGCCGTGGAGCCGATCGGGCTGATGCCGCCAAGTGGAAGTCCGCCCTGGCCCGTGAAGGTAGCGCTGACCTGCCACCCGCCGACCGCGAGATCGAGCAGGCGCGAGTTGTTCAGGTAGCTACGCCCATGTCCAAAGGGAAGCTGATAGCTGCCATTGAAGGTGAAACGGTTGCGAATGTCATAGGAGGAGTTCGTGTACTCCGAACCAAGGCCCAGGAGATAGTACGAACGTACACCGATTCCATTCGAAAGGCCGCCTGCAGAGCTCGAGTTATCGAGCGCATGAGCCCAGGTATAAGTCGCCAGGAAGGAGAGGCCGTGCGAGAACCGCTTCTCCAGCTTGGTCTGCAGCGAGTTGTAGTCGCTGACGCCGCTGTATTGGATCTGCCCGGTCCATCCAAGAGTGGGAAACGGATTGAGATTATTGGTATTCGTTCCTGCCGTGGTGAGCGCCAGGGACGAATTAGGCGCCCAATAGGTGGAGAGGTGACGGCTCACATTGCCGACGTAGGCGATGGAGGCCACAAAGTCGGAGCTGAGCGCGTACTGGAATGAAAGGCTGTAATTCTGCGTGTAGGGCGTCTTGATGCTCGCATCCGTCGCATGGAATCCCGGCTGCGTTGGAACAGCACTTGCATTCAGAGCCGGGAGCCCCGACTGCAAAGTATATGGAAGCGGGCTGCAGCTTGTGGCGTTGCAGGTGGGCTGGTTATAGCTCGAATTCAGAGTGAAGGGATAGTTTGCTCCCAGGTTGCCATTGCCATGACTCTGCAAGCCGCCGTAGAAGATACCGTAACCTCCACGAATGACCGACTTCGGAGTGAGCTGATACGCGAAGCCGAAGCGCGGCGCAAAGTTCACCTTCTGCGCCTCCAGCAGGCGGGAATTATCGACATACTGAACGGCGACATTATTCGCCGCCAGCAGGGAGACAAATGCCGGGCTCAGCGAGTAACGCTGGGCTCCCGTCGGTAGCTGATATACCGCTCTGCCGGTTCCAACACCAGAGCTGTTAAGGCCAACAGGGCCGGTAAGGACGAAGTTCGCCTGCTGATTGCGAGATTCCGCATAGGGCTGATACCAATCCCAGCGAAGTCCCAGATTGAGTGTCAGCTTCGACGTGGCGCGCCAGTCATCCTGAAAGTAAGCCGAGTCATACCACTGCTGATCGTGCACCGCCGGAACGTTAGAGATGTACGCGCTCGACATCTGGTTCGCAAGGAAGTCCGCCGTGCCGCTGGTCGCGCTGGATCCGGGGACAGACGTATAGCTGCCGTTGAAGTTGTACTGACCACGCGGCGCTTCCGCGTAGGTGTAGTAGAAGCGGACGTTCTGGAAGGCCACACCGTACTTCATGGAGTGGTTGCCCAGAATCTTCGTCATGTTGTCGAGGATCTGGTAGACATTCTGCGACTCGTTCGAGGTACCAACCGATCCCCAGTAGCTTGCACCGACCGTTCCCTGCAACTGCCCCTGCGGAAGTCCGCCCTGGAAGGGGCTGAAGGGTACATTACCCAGACCGAGGCTGGAGGCCAGGGTGGAGTTGTTCGCGTTCGGCTGCAGGAAGCGGAAGACGCCCCAGTTGTAGCCAGCCCGAAACTCATTCGTCAGCGACGGGCTAAAGACGTGAGTCTCGCTGAACATACCATTCTGTGAGAGGTTCGTGTCGCGCTCGCCGCCATAACCGCTGCCGTCGAGAATGGAACCGAAAGGGAGACCGTTGTTGATGATCTCGTGGGCATAGCTGTAGCGGCCATAGATCTGGTCTTTCGAGCTGATGTTCCAGTCGAGACGCTGGTCCCACTGGATGGTGTTATCACGCCTGCCGATGTTGGTGTTGTAGTTGTTGTAGGTCTTGCCGTTGTTGACGTTCGGCGACGGATACAGGTTGAGAATGTTCTGTGCGGTTGCATTGATGTCCGCGGAACAGAAGACATTCTGCGCGCGGCCGCATGGCTGGCCGAGAGGCACGGTGCCGCGGGAGCCGGGCTGATACAGATTGATGGGTCCGCTATAACCGGTTAGCGATGGGTTCAGAAGCTCCGTGAAGTCGCCGGTACGCATTCTCGCTGTCGGCACCGTAAAGATCCCAGGGCTGCCGAATGAGACGCGGTTCGCTTCGATATCGCCGAAGTAGAAGAGCTTGTCCTTGAGGATAGGAAATCCGAGCGTCGCTCCGAACTGATTCTGATGGAATGCCGGAACAGTCAGCGCGTTCCAGTTACGGGCATTCATCTTGTCGCTGCGGAAGTACTCCCAGAGGCTTCCGTGGATGGCGTTGGTTCCGGACTTGATACTCGCGTTCAGGACGGCGCCCGCCGAATGGCCGAACTCCGCACTGTAATTGCTGGTCTGAAGGTTGAACTCGGCGAGGGCATCTGGCGGCGGCCGCATGACGAAGGTTGCGCCGTTCAGGAAGTCGACAAGGTTGGTGTTGTTATCCACACCGTCCAGAATGAAGTTGTTCTGCTCCGCGCGCTGACCGTTGGCGACGAAGTCTCCCTTGCCAGAGCCACGAGTCTGTCCTTGAGGAGGAGCGACGCCGGCTGAGAGCTGCGCGATAAAGACCCAGTTGCGACCGTTAAGGGGTGTCTCATTAATTGCCTTGGAATCGACAACCTGCCCTACCGCTCCGGTCTGCGTATCCAGAAGTGGCGGCGCCGTATCCACCGTGATGTTCTCGGTGACTGCACCAGGCTTCAATTCGAAGTTGATGCCCAGACGGGCCTGAACATTCAGCACCAGGTTCTCACGCTTCGACGTCTGAAAGCCGTCTGCCGTGATCGTGATGGAGTATCGGCCGATCTTCACTGGTGAGAAGACATAGATACCGCTCTCGTTGGTCCACCGTTCGAGACTCAAGCCAGTATCAGTGGCATTGAGCGTGACCTTTGCATTGGGAATCGTTGCGCCGCTGTTATCGCTCACGACTCCGGTGATGGTTCCCTGGTCCATTTGGGCTTGTGCAGGGGGGAGAGATAGCCCGAAGACAAGTCCGACGATTGCGATAAGCGGGCGTAACCGCACCCAGATATTTTGCTTCGAGATGCACATACAGGCCTTCCTTTACTGAACTCCGTTCCCCGATCGAACCTTCCCGGAAAACGTGTTCGTACACGTAAACACCCTCATGTATGAGGTGCCGGCAAAACTAATACAAACCGTGAACGTATGTCAAATACCTTTAACAAACTAAATAAAGGAGTTGAAGGAAAGACCCCGCTCAGCGTGCCCAAAAGCAAGAGGAAGTCAAAGGGATCCCAGGAAAATCCAGAACTATAAGATCAAATCCAGATGAGAATTGGTTTCTCCTGTGGTACGGTAACGTTCACGATAGCTTTGCGTTCGTTCGCAACATCGGGTAACTTTCCACGAGGTAATTGTTATGGCTTACGAGTCCATCTCAGACCAGAACCTGGCGCCGCACTCCGAGTCACAGCTGGTTTTGCCAGAAGCGCCCAGCTCTGAGACCGGTCCAGTAAAGGTCTGGAACGAGCCCGTCACCATGCTGACGTATGAGCCTGCGGCGCCTGACAGGAATCCCCTCTTTCTGGAGAAGCGTGTCTACCAAGGCAGCAGCGGCCGGGTCTATCCGCTGCCGGTGATCGATTACATCGCCACAGAGCCCGAGCCCAAAGTATGGGAGGCGGTCCATCTCGAAAACGAGTATCTGCGCCTGATGGTCATGCCCGAGATCGGCGGACGAATCCACGTCGGTCTCGACAAAAGGACGGGATACGACTTCTTCTACCGCCAGAATGTGATTAAGCCGGCTCTGGTGGGACTCGCCGGCCCCTGGATCTCGGGCGGAGTTGAATTCAACTGGCCGCAGCATCATCGTCCTGCCACCTTCATGCCCGTGGAGGTCAGCGTGGAGCGTGCATCAGATGGCAGCGTTACGGTCTGGTGTTCCGACCATGACCCCATGTCTCACCTGAAAGGCATGCATGGCATCTGTCTGCGGCCGGGATCCGCAGTGGTGCAAGTAAAGGTTCGCTTATACAACCGGACGCAAGATACGCAGACCTTTCTCTGGTGGGCAAATGTCGCCACGAGGGTCCATGAAGAGTATCAATCGTTCTTTCCGGAAGATGTACGCTTCGTTGCGGACCATGCAAAGCGGGCTATCACGGAATATCCGCTCAGCCAGGGAACGTACTACGGCGTGAACTACCAGCAGCGCGCGCTTGAGGGTGTTCCTCCGGAGGAGATGCCACCCTGCTTTGTGCCCGACGGCTCCTATCCTGCCAATGACCTGGGCTGGTATGCCAATATTCCCGTGCCGACGAGCTACATGATCGTCGGTTCGCAAGGCGACTTCTTTGGTGGATATGATCATGCGCGGAAGGCGGGAACGGTCGCTGTTGCGAATCACCATGTAGCTCCGGGCAAAAAGCAGTGGACCTGGGGGAATCACGAGTTTGGCTATGCCTGGGACCGTAGCTTGACGGACGACGATGGTCCTTATGTCGAGCTTATGTCCGGTGTCTACACGGACAATCAACCGGACTTCTCCTTCCTGGCGCCGGGTGAGACCAAGACCTTCAGCCAATTCTGGTATCCCATCGGGGAGATCGGAGTTCCGAACCTGGCGAATGTCGATGGAGCGCTTCGTGTCGAGCGCAATCCTGAAGCGATCACCGTACACGTTCAGTTGACCTCAGCAAAAGAGGATTGCACCGTCATCGCACGGACTGCAGAGCGCGAGCTCGGTCGCTGGTCGGGCAATCTAACGCCGGAGATGACATGGTCCGGACGATTTGATCACAGTGGCTCGCTAGAGGGTCTCGAAATAAACGTACAGGCTGGAGATGTGACGCTCCTGCGTTATGCGCCTGACGAAACGGTTCCCGTTCAGGCTCCTGAGGTGGCGACCGAGCCGCTGCTGCCGCAGGACGTAGGCAGCATAGATGAGCTGTTCCTTACCGGTCTTCATCTCGAACAATATCGCCATCCGACGCGCAGCCCCGAGGCTTACTGGCTTGAGGCCATCCGTCGCGATGCCGGAGACAGCCGCTGCAATCACATGCTCGGACGGTGGCATCTGCGGCGGGGCGAGTTTGAAAAGGCGGAGCAGCATCTGCGCACCGCGATCGCCCGCCTGACTCGGCGCAACCCTAATCCTTACGATGGCGAACCGCACTACAACCTCGGACTCACCCTGCGTTATCAGCAGCGGATTGCCGAAGCCTATGATGCCTTCTACAAAAGCACCTGGAGTGCTGCCTGGCGTGGACCGGGATATCACCGCCTGGCGGAGATCGATTGCGCACGTGGAGAGTGGCCGCAGGCGCTCGATCACCTCAACCGCTCGCTCAGCGCAGATACAGATAACCTTTCTGCGCGCAATCTAAAGGCGATCGTGCTGAGCCGGCTGGGAAGAAGCGAGGAGGCACAGCGGCTTCTGGATGAGACTCAGGCGCTTGATCCTCTCGATGTATTCGGCCGCTTCCTGAGGCATGGGGAAATACTCAACAATCCCCAGATGCAGCTTGATCTCGGTTTCGATCTCGCGCGCGCAGGACTCTTCGAGGAAGCTCTCCAGGAGCTGCCGGCCGATGCTCGGTCCACGATGGTGAGGTACGCTCGTGCCGCTGTCCTGTGGCAGATGGGAAGAACAAGAGAGAGCGCTGAGGCATACAGCCTCGCTTCAGAGGGAGACCACGATTATCTCTTCCCGGATCGTCTGGAAGAACTGGTCGTTCTCGAGCAGGCTCTGAAGGTCAATCCGAAGGATGCACGCGCAGCCTATGCGCTGGGCAATCTTCTATACGATCGACGGAGACACCGCGAGGCTATCGCCCACTGGGAACAGAGTGTAGCTGCAGAGCCTGACTTCGCGGTCGCCTGGCGAAATCTCGGAATCGCGTACTTCAATATTCTCTCCGATAGCCGTAGCGCTGTTGACGCCTTTGAGTGCGCTCGCAGATGTGCTCCGGACGATGCACGGCTTCTCTACGAGCTGGATCAGCTTCGCAAGCGCACTGGGACTCCTCTCGCCGCGCGACAGAGATCGCTTCTGGACGAACACGAGCTTGTCGAGAAACGTGATGATCTCTCGGTGGAGCTTGCCTCGCTGCACAACAGTCTCGGCAGACCTGAAGAAGCGCTTCGCATTCTTCGTCAACGGCAGTTCCAGCCCTGGGAAGGTGGGGAGGGATTGGTGCTCTCAGAGTATGTCCGCGCGAACGTGCTTCTGGCCCAGGATGCGCTCTCTGCAGAACCACAGAAGGCTCTGGAGTTTCTCCACGCGGCCAGTTCCCCTCCCCTCAATCTCAGCGAGGCGAAGCATCTGCTGATGAACCTCAGCATGATCGACTACTGGTACGGGGTTGTTTATGCTGCGATTGGCAATATGGACAAGGCCCGGGAATCCTGGTCACGCGCAGCCCGGTATACCGGCGACTTCCAGCAGATGCAGGTGCAACCCGTATCCGAGATGACGTACTGGAGTGCGATGGCGTTGCGGCAGCTGGGACAGGAGCAGGAAGCAACTGGTCTTTTCCGAAAAATTGAGACGTACGCATCCGCGCTGGAGCACCAGACACCGAAGATCGACTACTTCGCAACGTCATTGCCTGCCATGCTGTTGTTCGAGGTCGATCTGAAGGAGCGCCAGACGACCACGGCGCGCTTCCTCAAAGCACAGGCAGCATTCGGAGTGGGAGAGCGCCAACGCGCAATGGAGCTGCTCGAACAGGTCGAGACAATGGATCGCAGTCATAGCGGCGCCATCGATATGCGCAAGCTGGTTATGGGTGAATCATGCACGGTCCGATAGAAGTTGCCACGACAGGAAGTTCTGTCGAAGCAGAAAAGACGACGTATGTGTGGGGCATCGCCATCGCCGCTGCGCTTGGCGGTCTGCTCTTCGGCTATGACTGGGTGGTGATTGGCGGCGCGCGCGCGTTCTATGAGGTCTACTTTCATCTCACCTCCGCCAATCTTGTGGGATGGGCGAATAGTTGCGCACTGGTAGGCTGTCTCGCCGGTTCTTTGATCGCTGGCTCGCTTGCGGATCGGTTTGGAAGAAAGCCGGTCTTGCTGGTCTCCGCGCTGCTGTTCGCGGTCTCTTCCATCCTGACAGGCTGGGCATATACATTTACGAGCTTCATTGCGTGGAGAATCGCCGGAGGAGTCGCGATTGGACTTAGCTCGAACGTGTCGCCTCTTTATATTGCCGAGGTTAGCCCGTCCTCACTTCGCGGGCGACTGGTCAGCCTGAATCAGTTCGCGATCGTCGTCGGAATCCTACTTGCCCAGCTTGTCAATTGGCTTGTGGCAAGGCCTATCCCGGAACATGCTTCCAT
This genomic window from Terriglobus albidus contains:
- a CDS encoding glycoside hydrolase family 97 protein, producing the protein MHLRSIAPLAAALALTVVTPVFAQEPPAVTSPDGRLRMTFTLKQGKEAREGTGALVYSVTFKGKSVLNESALGLDLDPGPMLGADVRVAGAEPSSGVDDYSLRNTKTSKVHDPYNAVVVHSVEAAGIHRKLDVEARAYNSGIAFRYLLPAQEGLSDLKLKSEGTEFRFAEDDTAWVLALPNYRSSYESEYVRLNLSALSNQGGVSSNFLIGTPVLLHQPGVAWLSLMEADLETNSSMYLTNPSGNWAGHLLSVKLSPRWDDQQYAVLGTLPHHSAWRVLGVADEPGSLVESNLLTDLNPPSRVTDTSWIHGGKASWNWWVDNVSKTGHSAFTTEVMKEYIDFSAANGLSYFMLDAGWSKSGDITQLNGKVDVPELVRYGATKNVKVWIWLYSTSVMKQMQEAFPLYEKWGVAGLKIDFVNRDDQQGIQFYYDVAKLAAEHHIMVDFHGCHTPWGLLRTYPNVLSYEAVLGLENNKVGRRDSPVDRTAFASTRLMAGPMDFTAGAFDNATEDKFVARNEAPMAMGTRAQQLALYVIYETPFPMLSDSPQNYTNQPGFQFLKDVPVEWDETRVLSSTPGEEAVIARRHGDEWYLGAMTNWQARTLQVPLSFLGNGRYTAQTYEDAQDAATEPKHLNISSRQVSGKEALSLRLAPGGGAAIRFKKEK
- a CDS encoding carboxypeptidase regulatory-like domain-containing protein, with the protein product MCISKQNIWVRLRPLIAIVGLVFGLSLPPAQAQMDQGTITGVVSDNSGATIPNAKVTLNATDTGLSLERWTNESGIYVFSPVKIGRYSITITADGFQTSKRENLVLNVQARLGINFELKPGAVTENITVDTAPPLLDTQTGAVGQVVDSKAINETPLNGRNWVFIAQLSAGVAPPQGQTRGSGKGDFVANGQRAEQNNFILDGVDNNTNLVDFLNGATFVMRPPPDALAEFNLQTSNYSAEFGHSAGAVLNASIKSGTNAIHGSLWEYFRSDKMNARNWNALTVPAFHQNQFGATLGFPILKDKLFYFGDIEANRVSFGSPGIFTVPTARMRTGDFTELLNPSLTGYSGPINLYQPGSRGTVPLGQPCGRAQNVFCSADINATAQNILNLYPSPNVNNGKTYNNYNTNIGRRDNTIQWDQRLDWNISSKDQIYGRYSYAHEIINNGLPFGSILDGSGYGGERDTNLSQNGMFSETHVFSPSLTNEFRAGYNWGVFRFLQPNANNSTLASSLGLGNVPFSPFQGGLPQGQLQGTVGASYWGSVGTSNESQNVYQILDNMTKILGNHSMKYGVAFQNVRFYYTYAEAPRGQYNFNGSYTSVPGSSATSGTADFLANQMSSAYISNVPAVHDQQWYDSAYFQDDWRATSKLTLNLGLRWDWYQPYAESRNQQANFVLTGPVGLNSSGVGTGRAVYQLPTGAQRYSLSPAFVSLLAANNVAVQYVDNSRLLEAQKVNFAPRFGFAYQLTPKSVIRGGYGIFYGGLQSHGNGNLGANYPFTLNSSYNQPTCNATSCSPLPYTLQSGLPALNASAVPTQPGFHATDASIKTPYTQNYSLSFQYALSSDFVASIAYVGNVSRHLSTYWAPNSSLALTTAGTNTNNLNPFPTLGWTGQIQYSGVSDYNSLQTKLEKRFSHGLSFLATYTWAHALDNSSSAGGLSNGIGVRSYYLLGLGSEYTNSSYDIRNRFTFNGSYQLPFGHGRSYLNNSRLLDLAVGGWQVSATFTGQGGLPLGGISPIGSTASGGSARAVRIGDPFKAGGTAPVGGASACPSQVRTKDNWYNPCAFANPLPGNTIPAGTLITNPSQVLAYLGDKQNLIYGPGFWRADSSIFKNFPTFREQFLQFRADAFNLFNHPTLGNPSNTSNGSNGGQITGPKNLQANAPDARFLQLSLKYVF
- a CDS encoding DUF5107 domain-containing protein, whose product is MAYESISDQNLAPHSESQLVLPEAPSSETGPVKVWNEPVTMLTYEPAAPDRNPLFLEKRVYQGSSGRVYPLPVIDYIATEPEPKVWEAVHLENEYLRLMVMPEIGGRIHVGLDKRTGYDFFYRQNVIKPALVGLAGPWISGGVEFNWPQHHRPATFMPVEVSVERASDGSVTVWCSDHDPMSHLKGMHGICLRPGSAVVQVKVRLYNRTQDTQTFLWWANVATRVHEEYQSFFPEDVRFVADHAKRAITEYPLSQGTYYGVNYQQRALEGVPPEEMPPCFVPDGSYPANDLGWYANIPVPTSYMIVGSQGDFFGGYDHARKAGTVAVANHHVAPGKKQWTWGNHEFGYAWDRSLTDDDGPYVELMSGVYTDNQPDFSFLAPGETKTFSQFWYPIGEIGVPNLANVDGALRVERNPEAITVHVQLTSAKEDCTVIARTAERELGRWSGNLTPEMTWSGRFDHSGSLEGLEINVQAGDVTLLRYAPDETVPVQAPEVATEPLLPQDVGSIDELFLTGLHLEQYRHPTRSPEAYWLEAIRRDAGDSRCNHMLGRWHLRRGEFEKAEQHLRTAIARLTRRNPNPYDGEPHYNLGLTLRYQQRIAEAYDAFYKSTWSAAWRGPGYHRLAEIDCARGEWPQALDHLNRSLSADTDNLSARNLKAIVLSRLGRSEEAQRLLDETQALDPLDVFGRFLRHGEILNNPQMQLDLGFDLARAGLFEEALQELPADARSTMVRYARAAVLWQMGRTRESAEAYSLASEGDHDYLFPDRLEELVVLEQALKVNPKDARAAYALGNLLYDRRRHREAIAHWEQSVAAEPDFAVAWRNLGIAYFNILSDSRSAVDAFECARRCAPDDARLLYELDQLRKRTGTPLAARQRSLLDEHELVEKRDDLSVELASLHNSLGRPEEALRILRQRQFQPWEGGEGLVLSEYVRANVLLAQDALSAEPQKALEFLHAASSPPLNLSEAKHLLMNLSMIDYWYGVVYAAIGNMDKARESWSRAARYTGDFQQMQVQPVSEMTYWSAMALRQLGQEQEATGLFRKIETYASALEHQTPKIDYFATSLPAMLLFEVDLKERQTTTARFLKAQAAFGVGERQRAMELLEQVETMDRSHSGAIDMRKLVMGESCTVR